One Larus michahellis chromosome 11, bLarMic1.1, whole genome shotgun sequence genomic region harbors:
- the CDC23 gene encoding cell division cycle protein 23 homolog gives MAAAGSGDFSDLREIKKQLLSVAERSRERGLQHSGKWASELAFALDPLPLSELPPPPALTEEDARDLDAYTLAKSYFDLKEYDRAAYFLRGCKSQKAYFLYMYSRYLSGEKKKDDETVDSLGPLEKGQVKNEALRELRVELSKKHKARELDGFGLYLYGVVLRKLDLVKEAIDVFVEAAHVLPLHWGAWLELCNLITDKEMLKFLSLPDTWMKEFFLAHIYTELQLIEEALQKYQSLIDAGFSKSTYIISQIAVAYHNIRDIDKALSIFNELRKQDPYRIENMDTFSNLLYVRSMKPELSYLAHNLCEIDKYRVETCCVIGNYYSLRSQHEKAALYFQRALKLNPRYLGAWTLMGHEYMEMKNTSAAIQAYRHAIEVNKRDYRAWYGLGQTYEILKMPFYCLYYYRRAHQLRPNDSRMLVALGECYEKLNQLVEAKKCYWRAYAVGDVEKMALVKLAKLHEQLNESEQAAQCYIKYIQDIYSCGELVEHVEVSTAFRYLAQYYFKCKLWDEASACAQKCCAFNDTREEGKALLRQILQLRNQGETSSTDIAAPFFLPASLSANNTPTRRVSPLNLSSVTP, from the exons atggcggcggcggggagcggtgacTTCTCGGACCTGCGGGAGATCAAGAAGCAGCTGCTGAGCGTGGCGGAGCGGAGCCGCGAGCGCGGGCTGCAGCACAGCGGGAAGTG GGCCTCCGAACTGGCCTTCGCCCTAGACCCGCTGCCGCTGAGCGAGCTGCCGCCTCCCCCGGCGCTCACCGAG GAGGATGCTCGTGATCTGGATGCCTACACGTTAGCCAAGTCGTACTTCGATCTAAAGGAATATGACAGGGCTGCCTATTTCCTGCGGGGCTGCAAGAGTCAGAAGGCTTACTTCTTGTATATGTACTCCAGATACCTG tcgggagaaaagaagaaggatGATGAGACAGTGGATAGTTTGG GACCTCTGGAAAAAGGACAGGTGAAAAATGAAGCTCTACGAGAACTGAGAGTTGAGCTCAGCAAGAAACACAAGGCACGGGAACTGGATGGATTTGGCCTTTATCT ATATGGTGTCGTGCTGCGGAAGCTGGACCTGGTGAAAGAAGCAATAGATGTGTTCGTTGAAGCTGCTCATGTCTTACCTTTGCACTGGGGAGCCTGGCTGGAACTTTGCAACTTGATTACGGATAAAGAGATG TTGAAGTTCCTGTCCTTGCCAGATACATGGATGAAAGAGTTCTTTCTTGCACACATTTATACAGAGCTGCAGCTGATAGAGGAGGCTCTGCAGAAGTATCAGAGTCTCATTGATGCAGGATTTTCCAAAAGCACTTACATCATCTCTCAGATTGCAGTTGCCTACCATAATATCCGAG ATATTGACAAAGCTTTATCCATCTTCAATGAGCTAAGGAAACAAGATCCTTACAGGATAGAAAACATGGACACTTTCTCAAACTTGCTATATGTAAGG AGCATGAAGCCTGAGTTGAGCTACCTGGCTCACAATCTCTGTGAGATAGACAAGTATCGTGTTGAGACCTGCTGTGTAATTG GGAATTATTATAGCTTGCGTTCCCAGCATGAAAAAGCAGCACTCTATTTCCAGAGGGCCTTGAAATTGAATCCTCGTTATCTGGGAGCCTGGACACTCATGGGACATGAGTATATGGAAATGAAGAACACATCTGCAGCTATCCAGGCTTACAG ACATGCAATAGAGGTGAACAAAAGGGACTACAGAGCATGGTATGGCTTGGGGCAAACCTATGAAATCCTCAAAATGCCATTTTACTGTCTCTATTACTACCGACGGGCCCACCAGCTCAG ACCAAATGATTCTCGTATGCTGGTTGCTCTAGGAGAATGCTATGAGAAACTCAATCAGTTGGTGGAAGCTAAAAAG TGCTATTGGAGAGCTTATGCTGTGGGAGATGTGGAGAAGATGGCACTGGTGAAACTAGCAAA gCTGCACGAACAGCTGAATGAATCTGAACAGGCAGCTCAGTGCTATATCAAATACATCCAGGATATCTATTCCTGCGGG GAGCTGGTGGAGCATGTGGAGGTCAGCACTGCCTTCCGCTACCTGGCCCAATACTACTTCAAGTGTAAGCTCTGGGATGAAGCCTCAGCATGTGCTCAGAAGTGCTGTGCGTTCAATGAT ACTAGAGAAGAAGGAAAGGCCCTGCTGCGGCAGATCTTACAGCTTCGCAACCAAGGAGAAACCTCATCCACGGATATTGCtgctccctttttcctccctgcatcATTGTCAGCCAACAACACTCCCACACGTCGCGTCTCCCCACTCAATCTGTCTTCTGTAACACCATGA